From a region of the Procambarus clarkii isolate CNS0578487 chromosome 2, FALCON_Pclarkii_2.0, whole genome shotgun sequence genome:
- the LOC138367243 gene encoding uncharacterized protein: MEAGEESVGTRHQVVLPAQCRAAVLDLSHSVDSAGHLGVTKTLRKIMDHFYWPGMDADLVYGHEVRSLSMLKEQWTPGVTVGTVNEYVQKFKERLTLSKELSGKHLKEAQHKMSEWYDKKAMPREFQVGSQVMVLLPGKSRVTESRFEGPYQVLRRLGPVTYEIGKPDRPRKTQVCHVDRLKPFFPEEGGAAEQDGTMTRNPQQMMILCMQVDQGLPEEEGKWSRADGTRLTNSESLAKIEDKLQHLEGQQSVDLTNLLRENASLFTDVPRRHKSVTHEVEVRDARPVKQSAYRRMMNELLRRAESCTVHIDDIVVYAYDWKVHLERLKELFRRLEEANLTVNLAKSEFGKAHLEYLGFVIGQGEVTPVDHKVSAIREYPVPRTRKELLRYLGMIGYCRGFCKNFSTVVHPPDRATLQECAMEMGEACQESFQKTKKLLEAPVLISPDFSARFILYVDDSDVGIGAMLAQERIEVHRPVAFYSKKCVKYQRAYSTVEKEALALVMALKHFDVYVGGGERPVLVFTDHSPLTFLYKMNSNQRLTLLMHR; the protein is encoded by the exons atggaggccggagaagaatctgtaggtacgaggcaccaggtagtgttgccggcccagtgcagagcggcagtgttggatctgtcgcactctgtggactctgcaggtcacctgggggtgaccaagacgctgcgTAAGATCATggatcatttctactggccaggtatggacgccgat ctggtgtatggacatgaggtgcgaagtctgtccatgctgaaggaacaatggacaccaggagtgaccgtggggACGGTCAACGAGTACGTTCAGAAGTTCAAGGAGCGTCTCACTTTATCaaaggaactatcaggaaaacatctgaaggaggcgcagcataAGATGTCGGAATGGTATGACAAGAAGGCTATGCCGagagagttccaggttgggtcccaggtgatggtattgcTGCCGGGTAAGAGCCGAGTGACCGAGTCAAGATTCGAGGGACCGTACCAGGTGCTtcggcggttgggtcctgtaaCGTATGAAATCGgtaagccggatagaccccgcaagacacaggtgtgtcatgtcgaccgtctgaagcctttcttccctgaggaaggaggagccgctgagcaggacggaacgatgactCGAAACCCCCAGCAGATGATGATTTTGTGCATGCAAGTGGATCAGGGActtccagaggaggaaggaaagtggtccagggcggacggcacccgacTCACCAATTCGGAGAGTTTGGCGAAGATCGAGGACAAGCTACAACACCTGGAAGGACAGCAAAGCGTGGACCTGACGAATCTATTAAGGGAGAATGCctctctctttaccgacgtgccccgacgacacaagagtgtaacacacgaggtagaggtgagggacgccaggcccgtcaaacagAGCGCTTATAGG cgcatgatgaatgAGTTGCTAAGGAGGGCCGAAAGCTGCACAGTacacatcgatgacatcgtcgtgtacgcctaCGATTGGAAGGTACACCTGGAAAGACTCAAAGAATTGTTCAGgaggctagaggaggctaacttaACCGTAAACTTagccaagagcgagtttgggaaggcccactTAGAGTACCTAGGCTTCGTCATCGGCCAAGGAGAAGTAACCCCTGTAGATCACAAAGTGTCAGCCATTAGGGAGTACCCCGTGCCTAGGACGCGTAAGGAGTTGTTGAGGTATCTGGGGATGATAGGATACTGTCGTGGGTTCTGCAAGAATTTTTCCACGGTAGTGCATCCCcctgaccgagctactctccaagaatgtgcgatggaaatgggagaggcctgccaggagTCTTTTCAGAAGACCAAGAAACTGTTGGAGGCCCCagtattaatatccccagatttctcagccagattcatcctgtacgtggatgacagcgacgttgggataggggccatgttggcccaAGAGAGGATTGaggtacataggccagtagcttTCTACTccaagaaatgtgtgaaataccAGCGTGCCTATAGTACCGTCGAGAAGGAGGCTTTGGCTTTAgtaatggccctgaagcacttcgacgtgtacgtgggaggaggggagagacCTGTTCTTGTGTTCACAGATCACAGCCCTCTGACCTTTTTGTACAAGATGAACTCCAACCAACGACTgacgttgcttatgcatcgttaa